The Fimbriimonas ginsengisoli Gsoil 348 genome window below encodes:
- a CDS encoding penicillin acylase family protein, protein MLPFLLPLLAIQSPTIVRDDYGVPQIRAASVGEAFYQAGYAVAQDRLWQMEQSRRLARGRMAEAFGSSFAASDKEVLQTGYTDDELRQQVEHLSPELREIFREYVRGVNAWIDEAKRTNSLPGAYASTKLTPEPWTEVDSAAIGVRLLQQFGRGGAGEIRNMALLAYLKTQPKAKDRVLDILEDFAWWNDPESPTTVAKADDLVKTPPRFYQPDRATSAKHMAMLPNVNLFELLGGVRMAMRETSTKMAEQIAAPFKTGSYCVVVAPSRSATGRPLLLSGPQMGFRTPSIVHEMSVSAPGLQVVGMDIPGVPGVVVGHTKNLAWGLTSGVADTDDIFYYPADGPGAYKFGNQHHELTAITRTLKVAGGADQTVTQLRTVDGPVVLNSSSTKTYFAKRSSYWMHELDSFNTFTGIWTAATPAQADQAIQRATMNFNFFYATLGGDIGYRYAGLVPIRADGVDPRFPTPGGPTYAWRGMVPPAQMPHTSNPKAGLLANWNNKPVAWWPNFDTPVWGLIFRNTALLSAVSKKTLAIQDLERAAWTIARADETWPYFAPYVESWVAKNGAKAEPIRGFDGSLLDGSRQAATYLRFIDALRAELFLGTTGNFASPDNFAQAAQPSVMIRALQRRTRVNYLGTRSPADVIAKAMERACDAGRDALGQPIRYSARGITVPGQSPIPYSNRGTFIQLVEALADGMSGRTINTPGIAETGPHSLDQVPLARAWLFKPAHSPWRGK, encoded by the coding sequence ATGCTGCCGTTTCTGCTCCCCTTGCTTGCCATCCAATCGCCCACCATCGTCCGGGACGATTACGGCGTTCCGCAGATCCGGGCGGCGTCGGTGGGCGAGGCGTTCTACCAAGCCGGTTACGCGGTGGCGCAGGACCGTCTTTGGCAGATGGAGCAGAGCCGCCGGCTGGCCAGGGGGAGAATGGCGGAAGCGTTCGGGAGCAGCTTCGCCGCCTCGGACAAGGAAGTTCTGCAGACCGGATATACGGACGACGAATTGCGTCAGCAGGTCGAGCATCTGTCGCCCGAATTGCGCGAGATCTTCCGGGAGTACGTGCGGGGCGTCAACGCCTGGATCGACGAGGCGAAGCGAACGAACTCCCTGCCCGGCGCCTATGCTTCCACAAAGCTGACGCCCGAGCCATGGACGGAGGTTGACTCCGCGGCGATCGGCGTCCGCCTCCTGCAGCAGTTCGGCCGGGGCGGCGCGGGAGAGATCCGGAACATGGCCCTGCTCGCCTACCTGAAAACTCAGCCGAAGGCCAAAGATCGGGTGCTTGACATCCTCGAAGACTTCGCGTGGTGGAACGATCCCGAATCGCCGACGACGGTGGCCAAGGCCGACGATCTGGTGAAGACTCCACCGCGGTTTTACCAACCTGACCGAGCGACGTCGGCCAAGCACATGGCGATGCTGCCGAATGTGAATCTGTTTGAACTCCTCGGTGGAGTGCGAATGGCGATGCGGGAGACGTCGACAAAGATGGCCGAGCAGATTGCCGCGCCGTTCAAGACCGGCAGCTATTGCGTCGTCGTGGCCCCTTCCAGGAGCGCCACGGGGCGGCCGTTGCTGCTGTCGGGGCCGCAGATGGGGTTCCGGACTCCGTCGATCGTCCACGAGATGTCAGTCTCCGCTCCGGGGCTCCAGGTTGTAGGTATGGATATTCCCGGCGTGCCGGGAGTGGTCGTCGGCCACACCAAGAACCTCGCTTGGGGATTGACGAGCGGAGTCGCCGACACCGACGACATCTTTTACTATCCCGCCGACGGGCCGGGCGCATACAAATTCGGCAACCAGCACCACGAGCTTACGGCGATCACCCGCACCCTTAAGGTGGCGGGGGGCGCGGACCAGACGGTGACGCAATTGCGGACGGTCGACGGCCCGGTAGTGCTCAACAGCAGCTCGACGAAAACCTACTTCGCGAAGCGGTCGAGCTACTGGATGCACGAGCTGGATAGCTTTAACACGTTCACCGGCATCTGGACCGCCGCCACTCCAGCGCAAGCCGACCAAGCGATCCAGCGGGCAACGATGAACTTCAACTTCTTCTATGCGACGCTCGGCGGCGACATCGGCTATCGGTACGCGGGTCTCGTACCGATTCGGGCGGACGGCGTGGACCCTCGCTTCCCCACTCCCGGAGGGCCCACCTACGCTTGGCGCGGCATGGTGCCGCCGGCGCAGATGCCTCACACGTCGAACCCGAAGGCAGGGCTATTGGCCAACTGGAACAACAAGCCGGTCGCCTGGTGGCCGAACTTCGACACTCCGGTGTGGGGACTCATTTTCCGCAACACGGCGCTCCTGAGCGCGGTTTCCAAGAAGACTTTGGCGATCCAAGACTTGGAACGAGCGGCCTGGACCATCGCCCGAGCCGACGAGACCTGGCCCTACTTCGCCCCCTACGTCGAGTCTTGGGTGGCTAAAAACGGTGCGAAAGCCGAGCCGATTCGTGGTTTCGACGGTTCTCTTCTCGACGGTTCTCGACAGGCAGCGACCTATTTGCGATTCATCGACGCGCTTCGCGCCGAGCTCTTCTTGGGGACGACCGGCAATTTCGCTTCCCCGGACAACTTCGCCCAAGCCGCCCAACCCTCGGTGATGATTCGCGCGTTGCAGCGCCGGACGAGGGTCAATTACCTCGGCACACGCAGCCCCGCCGACGTGATCGCCAAGGCGATGGAGCGTGCTTGCGACGCGGGTCGCGACGCGCTGGGCCAGCCGATCCGGTATTCCGCCCGCGGCATAACGGTGCCGGGGCAATCGCCGATCCCTTATTCGAACCGTGGCACCTTCATCCAACTGGTGGAAGCATTGGCGGACGGGATGTCGGGGCGGACGATCAACACCCCCGGCATTGCCGAAACCGGCCCCCACTCCCTAGACCAAGTCCCCCTCGCCCGAGCCTGGCTCTTCAAACCGGCGCATTCCCCCTGGCGAGGGAAATAA
- a CDS encoding branched-chain amino acid ABC transporter permease, producing the protein MGIEHLFTPAALNFGTLPEQLVNGLLLGAIYALIALGYTMVYGVLRLINFAHGEVYMIGAYVALFMSYLFGFGDGSTLADARPVLNPAMVGNLGIGLLVVGLVLVLIVRSKPDLHVAVKAMGWTALTFGLLGFVAGKLQPQAMDLILMLLACMTVCAIVGVLIERFAYRPMRSHSRIASLITAIGVSLLLQYGGALFLPNSPPPSISEKVNPYRESKTFFLKAPPAEIASALKAAEPKYLQTKKAFDDYRAAHPKEGEFDLSPEGKALRTAAQDAERPYQEAQSKAVTAGITITVQTSRIIMFVTVIVLMVILTYLVLYTRAGRAMRAVSHDFDSASLMGVNVNSIITFTFILGSSMAGAGAMMTATFQGTPLTTFYGLLPGVKAFVAAVLGGIGNIPGAVLGGILMGVAETLVIWAGYSNYKDAIAFVILIVVLLFRPGGLMGSSKVEKV; encoded by the coding sequence ATGGGGATTGAACACCTCTTCACTCCGGCAGCGCTGAATTTCGGGACGCTGCCGGAGCAGCTTGTGAATGGCCTCCTCTTGGGGGCCATCTATGCGTTGATCGCCCTTGGTTACACCATGGTGTACGGCGTCCTTCGCCTGATCAACTTCGCCCACGGCGAGGTGTACATGATCGGCGCGTACGTCGCCCTCTTCATGTCGTACCTGTTCGGCTTTGGCGATGGTTCGACCCTCGCCGATGCCAGGCCCGTGCTCAACCCCGCGATGGTCGGGAATCTTGGCATCGGTTTACTTGTGGTCGGTCTGGTGCTTGTTTTGATCGTCCGATCCAAGCCCGATCTCCACGTCGCCGTAAAGGCGATGGGATGGACGGCCCTAACGTTTGGGCTTCTCGGCTTCGTGGCCGGAAAACTGCAGCCACAGGCAATGGATCTTATCCTCATGCTCCTTGCGTGCATGACGGTTTGCGCCATCGTCGGCGTCCTCATCGAGAGATTCGCCTACCGGCCCATGCGGAGCCACTCGCGTATCGCCTCACTGATTACGGCGATCGGCGTTTCGCTGCTGCTCCAATACGGCGGCGCTCTTTTTCTGCCCAACTCTCCTCCTCCCAGCATCTCCGAGAAGGTGAACCCATACCGCGAGAGCAAGACCTTCTTCTTGAAGGCCCCTCCGGCGGAAATCGCTTCGGCATTGAAAGCCGCCGAGCCGAAGTACCTTCAAACGAAGAAGGCGTTCGACGATTACCGCGCCGCCCACCCTAAAGAAGGGGAGTTTGACCTCTCACCGGAAGGGAAGGCGCTTCGTACCGCGGCACAGGATGCCGAACGACCCTACCAAGAGGCCCAAAGCAAGGCGGTCACCGCCGGCATCACGATCACGGTTCAAACAAGCCGCATCATCATGTTCGTCACCGTCATCGTCCTGATGGTGATCCTGACGTACCTGGTGCTTTACACGCGGGCCGGTCGCGCCATGCGCGCGGTCTCCCACGATTTCGACAGCGCGTCCCTCATGGGCGTGAACGTCAACTCGATCATCACCTTCACGTTCATCCTCGGCTCGTCGATGGCCGGCGCGGGCGCAATGATGACGGCGACCTTTCAAGGAACGCCCCTGACGACGTTCTACGGCCTTCTGCCGGGCGTAAAGGCGTTCGTAGCCGCCGTTCTCGGCGGCATTGGAAATATCCCGGGAGCCGTGCTCGGCGGAATCCTGATGGGCGTCGCGGAGACCCTGGTCATCTGGGCCGGGTACAGCAACTATAAGGACGCGATCGCATTCGTCATCCTGATCGTGGTTCTCCTGTTCCGACCGGGCGGGTTGATGGGGTCGTCGAAGGTGGAGAAGGTATGA
- a CDS encoding tetratricopeptide repeat protein encodes MASEAAIKIIKEATDALQRGDAAKALELAEQAVVVDESIAQPHQIRGIALTRLGKMEEATMAFRRATEVAPYEPKHFYNLAVNLRDRSLNDEAESMAREALRISPSHAGARNLVRELTGVEPPIEGGDAQPITPTIRSGYEEPKHLLPFLNEMEKAWDGIGLGFLALSLVVAFLFVFHFPIGLSGKTMPGGKMPEVNPRTDSLSIFTWYLDVFSLVCTFMWMLIDVIDRRRRFTWFVPLTVCGTFGFNVVPLAIYYFIGRKLESDGVSKS; translated from the coding sequence ATGGCGAGCGAAGCGGCGATCAAAATCATCAAAGAAGCGACCGACGCGCTCCAGCGCGGAGATGCCGCAAAAGCTCTTGAGCTCGCCGAGCAAGCCGTCGTCGTGGACGAGTCGATCGCTCAGCCCCACCAAATCCGTGGAATCGCGCTGACGCGGCTCGGCAAAATGGAGGAAGCCACGATGGCCTTCCGGCGGGCAACCGAAGTAGCCCCGTACGAGCCGAAGCATTTCTACAACCTCGCCGTCAACCTGCGGGATCGGAGCCTGAACGACGAAGCCGAGAGCATGGCACGCGAGGCGCTACGGATATCCCCTAGCCATGCGGGAGCGCGGAACCTCGTCCGGGAGCTCACCGGGGTTGAGCCGCCTATCGAAGGTGGAGACGCCCAGCCGATCACCCCCACGATACGAAGCGGATACGAGGAGCCGAAGCACCTCCTTCCGTTTCTTAACGAGATGGAGAAGGCGTGGGATGGGATCGGGCTCGGCTTTTTAGCGCTTAGCCTCGTCGTCGCCTTTTTGTTCGTTTTCCACTTTCCTATCGGCCTCAGCGGCAAAACGATGCCTGGGGGAAAGATGCCGGAAGTCAACCCACGAACCGACAGCCTGTCGATCTTCACCTGGTACCTCGACGTTTTTTCGCTGGTTTGCACCTTTATGTGGATGCTAATCGACGTCATCGACCGTCGCCGACGATTTACGTGGTTCGTCCCGCTCACGGTGTGCGGAACGTTTGGATTCAACGTGGTCCCCCTTGCGATCTATTACTTCATTGGACGCAAGCTTGAGTCAGACGGCGTATCCAAATCGTAG
- a CDS encoding BMP family protein: protein MKIRNLLAILAIGFVVGCASDSGSGSAATTTGTPAAGGTASKDGGTFKVALLTPGPVSDNGWSALAYTGLQEIKSQLGAEVANQEASGSKIKDAMRTYAQDHYNLVFGHGFEYNEFGVQVAKDFPDTVFVSSSGGKTAPNAGAFRFYLEQGCYLAGMMAAKMSKSGTVGSVAVQNYPSIVSTLKAFEAGARAANPAIKIIPTVYIGSETDVAKAKQATEQVLAQGADFVIHQANATASGVFQACKAKGAYAFGTNADQNSDPSGIVIASATIVAGPAFVDLAKQVKAKTYKGSVQLFGMDKGAIDFVINPALKDKVPADLQKMLTDAMANIKAGKLVVPKDEF, encoded by the coding sequence ATGAAGATCAGGAACTTGCTCGCCATTCTTGCCATTGGTTTCGTCGTTGGGTGCGCATCCGATTCGGGGAGCGGTTCGGCAGCTACGACCACCGGCACGCCGGCGGCCGGCGGAACCGCCAGTAAGGACGGCGGGACTTTCAAGGTCGCCCTTCTAACTCCGGGGCCAGTCTCCGACAACGGCTGGAGCGCCCTCGCGTACACCGGATTACAGGAGATCAAGAGCCAGCTCGGGGCCGAAGTGGCGAACCAGGAAGCCTCCGGCTCCAAGATCAAGGACGCCATGCGCACCTATGCGCAGGACCACTACAACCTCGTCTTTGGCCACGGGTTCGAATACAACGAGTTTGGCGTTCAGGTCGCAAAAGACTTTCCCGACACTGTTTTCGTAAGCTCCTCCGGTGGGAAAACCGCGCCGAACGCGGGCGCCTTCCGCTTCTATCTGGAGCAAGGCTGCTACCTGGCAGGAATGATGGCGGCCAAGATGAGCAAGTCTGGAACCGTCGGCTCCGTCGCCGTGCAGAACTATCCGAGCATTGTCTCCACGCTGAAGGCGTTCGAAGCGGGCGCTCGGGCGGCGAATCCCGCGATCAAAATCATCCCGACCGTCTACATCGGCAGCGAGACGGACGTGGCCAAAGCCAAGCAGGCGACGGAACAGGTGCTCGCCCAGGGGGCGGACTTCGTGATCCACCAGGCGAACGCCACCGCGAGCGGCGTCTTCCAGGCGTGCAAAGCCAAGGGCGCTTACGCCTTCGGAACCAATGCGGACCAAAACTCCGATCCGAGCGGAATCGTGATCGCCAGCGCGACGATCGTCGCCGGTCCGGCCTTCGTCGACCTTGCGAAGCAGGTGAAAGCAAAGACCTATAAGGGCTCGGTTCAGCTATTCGGCATGGATAAAGGCGCCATCGACTTCGTGATCAACCCCGCCCTCAAAGACAAGGTCCCTGCCGATCTGCAGAAGATGCTCACCGACGCAATGGCGAACATTAAGGCTGGCAAGCTGGTTGTGCCGAAGGATGAGTTTTAA
- a CDS encoding PDZ domain-containing protein, with protein MPILSALLLSTFVAHGQSAVEVPFRRGEESIIVDATVNGRPLSLMFDTGFSGAVNADNTMNLGKPTGKMILRDFVREVEAPTVKITSLKLGDKSIDPEGMEAVMTPPADYSFAFNTHCDGLMGFEVIQKNITEINFEKNKFIFYPSSMDITKRVPDNKRTFLVKMLPTGHNSIELPVKTPSGKSMMLALDTGNSFYATTHRDVLERVELWGSQSAKFGQLAGVASGTVESFNIKMPPLTIFGVPVESSVWDVIDLPSSSAEGDGTVGFGFLKNFNIIIDYERRRVWLENFTGKSGNEPQGEIGLSAGYSVSRKGIFVARVSPESPADKAGLKEGDQLLAVDGLDLTHQSFRTLRRLFEGPVGSKVKLAVSHNGALKRMEVERQPLVNLANGAS; from the coding sequence ATGCCGATTCTATCCGCCCTCCTGCTTTCAACCTTCGTCGCCCACGGCCAAAGCGCCGTCGAAGTCCCGTTTCGCCGCGGCGAAGAGTCGATCATCGTGGACGCAACCGTCAACGGCCGCCCGCTTTCACTCATGTTCGACACCGGTTTCTCCGGCGCGGTGAACGCGGACAATACGATGAACCTGGGTAAGCCGACCGGCAAGATGATCCTTCGCGACTTCGTCCGCGAAGTCGAAGCGCCGACGGTCAAAATCACGAGCCTGAAACTTGGCGACAAGTCGATCGACCCCGAAGGAATGGAAGCGGTAATGACGCCGCCCGCCGATTACTCGTTCGCGTTCAACACCCATTGCGACGGCCTGATGGGTTTCGAAGTAATCCAGAAGAACATCACGGAGATCAACTTCGAGAAGAACAAATTCATTTTCTATCCAAGTTCGATGGACATCACCAAGCGCGTGCCGGACAATAAGCGCACGTTCTTGGTGAAGATGCTGCCGACCGGCCACAACTCGATCGAGCTTCCGGTTAAGACTCCGAGTGGCAAGTCGATGATGTTGGCGCTGGACACCGGGAACTCGTTCTATGCCACCACGCACCGCGACGTGCTGGAACGGGTGGAGCTTTGGGGGAGCCAGTCGGCGAAGTTCGGCCAGCTCGCGGGCGTGGCCTCGGGCACCGTTGAGAGTTTCAACATCAAGATGCCCCCGCTTACCATCTTCGGGGTTCCGGTCGAGTCGAGCGTCTGGGACGTGATCGACCTTCCCTCAAGCTCGGCAGAAGGCGACGGAACGGTCGGCTTTGGCTTCCTGAAGAACTTCAACATTATCATCGACTACGAGCGCCGGCGGGTTTGGCTGGAGAACTTCACCGGCAAGAGCGGGAACGAGCCTCAGGGTGAAATCGGCCTCTCCGCCGGCTACAGCGTAAGCCGAAAGGGGATCTTCGTGGCGCGCGTCTCCCCGGAGAGTCCGGCCGATAAGGCAGGGTTGAAGGAAGGGGATCAGCTTCTGGCCGTCGACGGCCTCGATCTCACCCACCAATCTTTCCGTACCCTTCGTCGCCTGTTCGAAGGACCGGTGGGCTCGAAGGTGAAGCTCGCCGTCTCCCACAACGGAGCCCTGAAGCGGATGGAAGTCGAGCGTCAACCGCTGGTTAACCTGGCGAACGGCGCTTCGTAA
- a CDS encoding peroxiredoxin family protein, with product MRLAYLSIPAGLALACAGAALMLASREPHSASGTFLEPNVRHLVTQAMMEETAAQMRKVAPTMSALDSEGKPVTLGVRNAKRPQFVYFVLDGCPCSYDAEPLFHKLSRKFLGKVDFVSVTNAGQKKAHDWSVQMLVNYPVVPDPEKKIIHAYEAKASVYSALLSTDGHIIKMWPGYSVDLLKDINAEMTKAANVPLTPFDPEYAPTTRATGCAF from the coding sequence ATGCGGCTCGCTTATCTTTCCATACCCGCAGGCTTGGCGTTGGCATGCGCCGGGGCGGCCCTGATGTTGGCCTCTCGGGAACCTCACTCAGCTTCCGGCACGTTTCTCGAGCCGAACGTTCGCCATCTGGTGACGCAGGCGATGATGGAAGAAACGGCTGCGCAGATGCGCAAAGTCGCACCGACGATGTCGGCGCTGGACAGCGAAGGGAAGCCGGTGACCCTGGGCGTAAGGAATGCCAAGCGACCCCAGTTCGTCTACTTCGTCCTCGACGGCTGTCCCTGCAGCTACGACGCAGAGCCGCTCTTCCACAAACTATCCAGAAAATTCCTCGGCAAAGTCGATTTCGTCAGCGTAACGAATGCGGGCCAAAAGAAGGCGCACGACTGGAGCGTTCAGATGCTCGTGAATTATCCCGTGGTACCGGATCCTGAGAAGAAGATCATCCACGCCTACGAAGCGAAGGCGTCGGTCTACTCCGCTTTGCTGTCGACCGACGGCCACATCATCAAAATGTGGCCCGGCTACTCGGTCGACCTACTGAAGGACATCAACGCCGAAATGACGAAGGCAGCCAACGTCCCGCTAACCCCCTTCGACCCCGAGTACGCGCCGACGACGCGAGCTACGGGGTGTGCGTTTTAG
- a CDS encoding ABC transporter substrate-binding protein — translation MTTNRLLVKLGFAAVVASAVMGCNNDSGAAGSTTGAAAGTTGTTPATTGVLPAGITKDSRGWEAPGELTIGLVASQNGDLKPWGDDSVKGAELAVEEFNANGGLDGKKVNLAIGDSGSKPEQGKSAAEKLMSTDKAIGLVGEVASGITAQMGQAATEKGVPVIAVGATRTDLTAGKPNIFRVCYTDAFQGPVMAKFAYEEKGCRNIAIITDKKQPYSTGLSESFKAYFTKLGGKIVDEQFYETGQTQFQGQLTNLKAKNPDGLFMSGYFNETGPLARQAVEAMPNIKGKMFGGDGWDSAEILKSGGDAILGSFFCNHYNNEETRPEVKTFLEKWDAKWGGKPATTMGALAYDAAALACDALKRAKTKDSPGLQAAIEDTTDFKGVSGGITLKGKHGNPPKRALVVMLDKDGQKFAKAYEMDEATGLPK, via the coding sequence ATGACGACGAACAGGCTTCTGGTCAAGCTCGGATTTGCGGCGGTGGTCGCATCCGCGGTTATGGGTTGCAATAACGATTCCGGCGCCGCCGGGTCCACGACCGGGGCAGCTGCCGGAACGACAGGTACGACTCCGGCGACGACGGGCGTCCTGCCCGCCGGCATCACCAAGGACAGCCGAGGCTGGGAAGCGCCGGGCGAGCTTACGATCGGTTTGGTCGCGAGCCAAAACGGCGATCTTAAGCCGTGGGGCGACGATAGTGTCAAGGGAGCCGAGCTGGCGGTCGAAGAGTTCAACGCCAACGGAGGCCTAGACGGCAAAAAGGTCAACCTCGCGATCGGCGACAGCGGCTCTAAGCCCGAGCAAGGCAAGAGCGCGGCCGAGAAGCTGATGTCGACCGATAAGGCGATCGGGTTGGTCGGAGAAGTCGCCAGCGGTATCACCGCTCAGATGGGTCAGGCCGCTACCGAGAAAGGGGTCCCGGTCATCGCCGTCGGCGCGACTCGAACCGATCTCACCGCCGGCAAGCCGAACATCTTCCGCGTTTGCTACACCGACGCGTTCCAAGGCCCCGTCATGGCGAAGTTCGCCTACGAGGAAAAGGGTTGCCGCAACATCGCCATTATCACCGACAAGAAGCAGCCGTACTCGACTGGTCTTAGCGAGAGCTTCAAGGCGTACTTCACTAAGCTGGGTGGAAAGATCGTTGACGAGCAGTTCTATGAGACCGGGCAGACCCAGTTCCAGGGCCAGCTCACGAATCTCAAGGCTAAGAATCCGGATGGCCTCTTCATGAGCGGCTACTTTAACGAGACCGGTCCGCTCGCCCGCCAAGCCGTGGAAGCGATGCCCAACATCAAGGGCAAGATGTTCGGCGGCGACGGTTGGGACAGCGCCGAGATTCTGAAGTCCGGCGGCGACGCGATCCTCGGCAGCTTCTTCTGCAACCACTACAATAACGAGGAGACTCGTCCGGAAGTTAAGACCTTCCTGGAGAAGTGGGATGCCAAATGGGGCGGCAAGCCGGCCACCACGATGGGCGCTCTCGCCTACGACGCGGCGGCTCTCGCTTGCGACGCTTTGAAGCGGGCGAAAACGAAGGATAGCCCCGGGCTTCAGGCTGCCATCGAGGATACGACCGACTTCAAGGGCGTCTCCGGAGGCATCACGCTCAAAGGCAAGCATGGCAACCCGCCCAAGCGCGCCCTGGTGGTAATGCTCGACAAAGACGGCCAGAAGTTCGCCAAGGCGTACGAGATGGACGAAGCTACTGGCCTTCCGAAGTAA